The DNA window TCCCCGCGATTTACTCCGATCAGTTCGCGCCACCATCGACCAATCCTGCGCATCACACTACCCGTTATGCGGATGGTGCGATTGTGCAATACGACAGCGCCGCGCACGCATTAACGGCGACGCTGCCGGACGGCACCAGTGTTTCGGCACTCCCCGGCAAAGTGACTTCCAATGCAGAAGACACGCTCTGCACCGGCAATCTGACCGTCTTAAAAAACCTGGTTGTCAGTGGCATGAGTACGCTAAACGGCGGCATGGCCGTCACCTCTGGCGCAGGCGGCGGTGCGGCTGCAACCATCAATGGCACGCTGCAAGCCAGCGGCGATATTGTCGCTAGCGGCATCAGCCTGACTAGCCATACACACAGCGGCGTTAAACGCGGTGGCGACAATACAGGCGGACCAGAATGAGCGGCATGCATCGCAGTACTGGCCGCGCTTTATCCGGCCTCGCCCACATCCGCCAGTCACTGGCCGACATCCTCACCACGCCGCTCGGCGCACGCGTGATGCGGCGCGACTATGGTTCCGAAGTGCCCGAGCTAATAGATCAGCCGTTAAATGGCGCAACCACCTTACGCCTGTATGCCGCCACCGCCCACGCAGTGCGATTGTGGGAACCGCGCATCCATCTGACCAGCGTGCAATTAGCGTTAAACAACGATGGCAAAGCGACGTTGCTGCTGGATGGCATAGCCAATGAACAAAGCGTGCAACTGACCATTCCCGTCAAGCAAGAAGCCGCGCTATGAGTACCTCCGCAATTGATCTGTCGCAGCTGCCGGTGCCGAACATTATCGAAGCGCTCGACTTTGAGACAATTCTAGCCGCGCAGCTGGCCGACCTGATCGCACGCGATCCGGCCTTTAACGGCTTGCAAGAATCCGATCCCGCAATGAAGGTTTTACAAGTCACCGCCTACCGTGAATTACACGTGCGCCAACGCGTCAATGAAGCCGCCCGCGCCGTGATGCTGGCGTATGCAATGAAGGACGATCTCGATCATTTAGGCGCATTAATGGACGTGCCGCGTCTGCTGCTGTTACCCGCTGATCCAGACAAAGGAAAGGATGCCGTCATGGAATCCGATGCTGATTTCAGAAAACGCATCCAGCTGGCCCCGCAAGGCTTCTCAGTCGCCGGTCCGGAAGGCGCCTATATCTTCCATGCGCTGGGGGCCGATGGCAAGGTGCTGGATGCCTCCGCCACCAGTCCATCGCCCGGCGTAGTGGTCGTCACGGTGTTATCGCGAGAAGGTGATGGCACCGCTTCGCCCGCATTAATTGACCGCGTCACCCGCCGCCTCGGTGCCGACGATGTACGTCCCTTAACCGACCATCTCATCGTCCGATCGGCGCAGATTGTCGATTATCAGATTCGCGCTACGTTATTCACCTTTCCCGGTCCCGACGCAATGGTCGTCATTCAGGAAGCACAGCGACGGATGCAGCAATACGTCACCGATGCCCACCGCATTGGCCGTGTACCGACGTTGTCCGGCATTTACGCGGCCTTACACGTGGCCGGGGTCCAGCGCGTGGCATTGACCGCACCGACCGCCGATCTGGCCGTGTCACATCTTCAGGCCTCGTATTGCGACGATATCGCGGTCACTTATGGCGGCGTCTATGAGTAAGTCATGCAAGTCACTATTGCCACCGAACAGCACGCCGCAAGAACGTGCGCTGGAAGCAACCTTAGCCCGCATTTCAGACGTGCCGGTGCCACTGCGCCAACTCTATAACGCCGATACCTGCCCGATCAATTTATTGCCGTGGCTGGCGTGGCAATTGTCGATAGACAACTGGAAACCGTACTGGAGCGAAGCCGTCCGCCGCGCCCGCGTGCGCAGCGCCATGACCATCCATCGGCAAAAAGGCACCGCCAAATCGGTCAAGGATGTCGTCGCCGCTTTTGGTGGATCGATTCTTTTGCGGGAGTGGTGGCAGAAGACGCCAATGGGCGCGCCGCACACCTTCGATTTGCTGATGACGTTGACCGGCGCAGGCGGACAAACGGCGACCGCCGCCTTTGTCGATGACGTCATCGCCGAGGTCAACCGCACCAAACCAGTCCGCAGCCATTTTACGTTTACGCAAGGCACCCATACCCAGACCGCCATCGCCATCGTGACCGGGCTGCGCCCCGTAATCTATGCCCGTCTTAACCTTACCGAAGCCTGATTACCCTATGTCCGGACTCCACATCATGACCACCACCGCAGGGCGTGCCGCGCTGGTCAACGCCGCACACGACGGCACCGCGCCGCTGACGATTGCAGAAATTGGCTTAACGGCCGCCGTTTTCACACCCAGCGAAGACATGACCAACTTGCCGGAGGAATTCAAACGCCTGCAAACCATCTCCGGCGAAGTCGTTGCAGCAGACACGATCCACGTCACGATCCGCGACGATGGCACGGACACCTACACGGTCCGCGGCATTGGCTACTGGCTGAGCAATGGCGTACTGCTGGGCGTCTACGGACAACCCGAACCGATCTTAGAAAAGTCGGCGCAATCGATGTTGCTGTTATCTGCCGATACGATCTTTACCACCATCAATGTAGCCGCGCTGACATTTGGCAACGCTAACTTTACCAATCCTCCGGCAAGTACTGAACGACAAGGTGTGGTTGCGTTGGCGACCGCAGTTGAAACCGTTGCAGGTATAGATAGCGTGCGCGCCGTCACCCCGGCCGCACTAACCCCGGCGCTGGCCCACACTATCGCCACGCACAAAGCCGAAGCCGATCCACATACGCAATATCTGACGCCGGAACGCGGCAATAAACTGTATTTCCGCACCCTGGCGGCCTACACCAACAGTGACACTGATTGCGATACGCTGATGGAAACCGGCGTGCGCGAAGTCTCCGTCGCCAACGATCGCGGCATGCTCGCCCATACCCATTTGCCATCAGGCTGCGAGGGCTATGGCACGCTGATGACTGTCGTTGGCGGCGCGTTCATCCGTCAGGTCTATAGCGATGGCGGTCTCGCACAAAGAACGTGGGAACGTACCGGCTATCTGAATGAAGCACCGCCCTTCAAAGGCCGCCCCTGGAAACTGGCATGGGATACAGTGACCTTCGATCCGGCATCCAAACAAAATACGCTAGGCTTTAGCCCGGTGCAGCAAGGCACTGGCATTCAACAAAATCCCAATATAGTCAAAATCGGCTGGGCAAAAAACAGTCTTAAAGCAACCGTCGATGCCACCGATCTGGGCGACTTTGTATTCCAGAACAGGCTGAACGCCGATCTTGCACATTACCTGCCGCTGACCGGCGGCAACGTCGATGCGCTGGCGATTGCTGGAAAGCGCGCATTGACGCAAGGACAAAACGGCACATTACCCGATGGCGGAACGCCAATCATTGCCGATATAAATACGCCCCCGATGGGCTGGGCCACCTACACGTTAGAAGCGACCGCAAACCGTCCCAGTGCGTATGGACAAGTCTTCACTTCCTCGTTGAACGGCAGTATTGCGCCCGGTGGCGGTAACTGGCTTATGCAAAAGGCACATACCACCGATAACCAGATATTGACCCGCGTCAATATTAACGGTTGGACCGCATGGA is part of the Glaciimonas sp. PCH181 genome and encodes:
- a CDS encoding baseplate J/gp47 family protein, coding for MSTSAIDLSQLPVPNIIEALDFETILAAQLADLIARDPAFNGLQESDPAMKVLQVTAYRELHVRQRVNEAARAVMLAYAMKDDLDHLGALMDVPRLLLLPADPDKGKDAVMESDADFRKRIQLAPQGFSVAGPEGAYIFHALGADGKVLDASATSPSPGVVVVTVLSREGDGTASPALIDRVTRRLGADDVRPLTDHLIVRSAQIVDYQIRATLFTFPGPDAMVVIQEAQRRMQQYVTDAHRIGRVPTLSGIYAALHVAGVQRVALTAPTADLAVSHLQASYCDDIAVTYGGVYE
- a CDS encoding phage baseplate assembly protein V, translating into MHRMTADTAELLRLILNLIRFGTIAEIDHDAQRVRIKVGNNLTTWRPWATARAGTAQTWWPPTLGEQVILLSPEGNYDNAVIFPAIYSDQFAPPSTNPAHHTTRYADGAIVQYDSAAHALTATLPDGTSVSALPGKVTSNAEDTLCTGNLTVLKNLVVSGMSTLNGGMAVTSGAGGGAAATINGTLQASGDIVASGISLTSHTHSGVKRGGDNTGGPE
- a CDS encoding GPW/gp25 family protein — encoded protein: MSGMHRSTGRALSGLAHIRQSLADILTTPLGARVMRRDYGSEVPELIDQPLNGATTLRLYAATAHAVRLWEPRIHLTSVQLALNNDGKATLLLDGIANEQSVQLTIPVKQEAAL
- a CDS encoding phage tail protein I, which codes for MSKSCKSLLPPNSTPQERALEATLARISDVPVPLRQLYNADTCPINLLPWLAWQLSIDNWKPYWSEAVRRARVRSAMTIHRQKGTAKSVKDVVAAFGGSILLREWWQKTPMGAPHTFDLLMTLTGAGGQTATAAFVDDVIAEVNRTKPVRSHFTFTQGTHTQTAIAIVTGLRPVIYARLNLTEA